In a single window of the Longimicrobium sp. genome:
- a CDS encoding RNA polymerase sigma factor RpoD/SigA: MSFSPAKKLQAESESLDQYLREISAFPLIDRDEECRLARRIRDGEPDAMEGLVRSNLRFVVAVAKKYQNQGVSLADLINEGNIGLMRAARKFDETKGIKFISYAVWWIRQAILQALAEQSRIVRVPLSRAGAVHRIGKRSSALTQELGREPTLQEIASELEVPEDEISHALAMSQVYLSLDAPLVPGEDGQLLDYLQDSLSPGPDDEVYESALKRSIDDALGTLTEREAKVLRLYFGLGDTDPMTLEQIGENFGITRERVRQIKEKALLRLRHQSRARFLETFLA; encoded by the coding sequence ATGTCGTTCAGCCCCGCCAAGAAACTCCAGGCCGAATCCGAATCGCTGGACCAGTACCTCCGCGAGATCAGCGCCTTTCCGCTGATCGACCGCGACGAGGAGTGCCGGCTGGCGCGCCGCATTCGCGACGGCGAGCCCGACGCGATGGAAGGGCTGGTTCGCTCCAACCTGCGGTTCGTGGTGGCGGTGGCCAAGAAGTACCAGAACCAGGGCGTGTCGCTGGCCGACCTGATCAACGAGGGCAACATCGGGCTGATGCGCGCCGCGCGGAAGTTCGACGAGACCAAGGGCATCAAGTTCATCTCCTACGCCGTCTGGTGGATCCGCCAGGCCATCCTGCAGGCGCTGGCCGAGCAGTCGCGCATCGTGCGCGTGCCGCTGAGCCGCGCGGGGGCAGTACACCGCATCGGCAAGCGCAGCTCGGCGCTCACGCAGGAGCTGGGGCGCGAGCCCACGCTGCAGGAGATCGCCTCGGAGCTGGAGGTGCCCGAAGACGAGATCAGCCACGCGCTGGCCATGTCGCAGGTGTACCTTTCGCTCGACGCCCCCCTGGTGCCCGGCGAAGACGGGCAGCTGCTGGACTACCTGCAGGACAGCCTGTCGCCGGGGCCCGACGACGAGGTGTACGAATCGGCCCTGAAGCGCAGCATCGACGACGCGCTGGGCACGCTGACGGAGCGCGAGGCCAAGGTGCTGCGCCTGTACTTTGGCCTGGGCGACACCGACCCGATGACGCTGGAGCAGATCGGCGAAAACTTCGGCATCACGCGCGAGCGGGTGCGGCAGATCAAGGAAAAGGCGCTGCTCCGCCTTCGGCACCAGTCGCGCGCGCGGTTCCTGGAAACCTTCCTGGCCTGA
- the rplM gene encoding 50S ribosomal protein L13 has product MKTYSVKAGEIEHKWFVVDAGGKILGRVATEIARVLRGKHKPIFTPHLDTGDYVVVINADKVRLSGNKADQKTYFKHTGYMGGEKFIPFREMLDKHPERVIELAVKGMLPKNALGKQLRKKLKVYAGAEHPHQAQNPEPLTF; this is encoded by the coding sequence ATGAAGACGTATTCCGTTAAGGCGGGGGAAATCGAGCACAAGTGGTTCGTCGTCGACGCGGGGGGCAAGATCCTCGGCCGCGTGGCGACGGAGATCGCGCGAGTGCTGCGCGGCAAGCACAAGCCGATTTTCACCCCGCACCTGGACACCGGCGACTACGTCGTGGTCATCAACGCGGACAAGGTCCGGCTGAGCGGCAACAAGGCCGACCAGAAGACCTACTTCAAGCACACCGGCTACATGGGCGGGGAAAAGTTCATCCCCTTCCGTGAAATGCTGGACAAGCACCCCGAGCGGGTGATCGAGCTTGCGGTGAAGGGCATGCTGCCCAAGAACGCGCTGGGCAAGCAGCTTCGCAAGAAGCTGAAGGTGTACGCCGGCGCGGAGCATCCGCACCAGGCCCAGAATCCCGAGCCCCTCACTTTCTGA
- the rpsI gene encoding 30S ribosomal protein S9 produces MATEQFNAVGRRKTSVARVYLRPGNGAWDVNGRTLEAHLPRHVLRQSATRPLVATQTEGQYDVKVTVVGGGVRGQADAIRLGVARALLKINEDFRRTLRAEGLLTRDPREVERKKPGRPGARKRFQFSKR; encoded by the coding sequence ATGGCGACGGAACAGTTCAACGCAGTCGGACGCCGCAAGACCTCGGTGGCGCGCGTGTACCTGCGCCCCGGAAACGGCGCGTGGGACGTCAACGGCCGCACGCTGGAGGCGCACCTGCCCCGCCACGTGCTGCGCCAGTCGGCCACCCGCCCGCTGGTGGCCACGCAGACCGAAGGCCAGTACGACGTGAAAGTGACGGTGGTGGGCGGCGGTGTCCGCGGCCAGGCCGACGCCATTCGCCTGGGGGTGGCCCGCGCGCTGCTCAAGATCAACGAGGACTTCCGCCGCACCCTGCGCGCCGAGGGCCTGCTGACCCGCGACCCGCGCGAGGTGGAGCGCAAGAAGCCCGGACGTCCGGGCGCCCGCAAGCGCTTCCAGTTCTCCAAGCGCTGA
- the rpsB gene encoding 30S ribosomal protein S2 — MAVPQIQELLEAGVHFGHQTSRWNPKMRKFIFAERNGIYIIDLKKTVRQIELAQELVRTVVSRGDRILFVCTKKQLKAVVESVAERSGSFYVTERWLGGMLTNFTTVKKQIRRLRELERGVDEGAFEHYTKKERLMLDRERERLEKYLNGVKDMARLPGALFVVDSKREHIAISEARKLGIPVIAIADTNADPDLLTVPIAGNDDAIRSVEVISNALADAVLEARAAMPADDRRRAEEPEATTYSSETGASQPADRGDDRGQKRRPRRKRRPRTDAIAGVIGGGSDEGGDAE; from the coding sequence ATGGCCGTACCCCAGATCCAGGAACTTCTCGAGGCCGGTGTCCATTTCGGGCACCAGACCAGCCGCTGGAACCCGAAGATGCGCAAGTTCATCTTCGCGGAGCGCAACGGCATCTACATCATCGACCTCAAGAAGACGGTCCGCCAGATCGAGCTTGCGCAGGAGCTGGTGCGCACGGTCGTTTCGCGCGGCGACCGCATCCTGTTCGTCTGCACCAAGAAGCAGCTGAAGGCCGTGGTGGAGAGCGTGGCCGAGCGCAGCGGCTCGTTCTACGTGACGGAGCGCTGGCTGGGCGGCATGCTCACCAACTTCACGACGGTCAAGAAGCAGATCCGCCGCCTCCGCGAGCTGGAGCGCGGGGTGGACGAGGGCGCCTTCGAGCACTACACGAAGAAGGAGCGCCTGATGCTGGACCGGGAGCGCGAGCGCCTGGAGAAGTACCTGAACGGCGTCAAGGACATGGCCCGGCTTCCCGGCGCTCTGTTCGTGGTCGACAGCAAGCGTGAGCACATCGCCATCTCCGAGGCCCGCAAGCTGGGCATCCCGGTGATCGCCATCGCCGACACCAACGCCGACCCCGACCTGCTGACGGTGCCCATCGCGGGCAACGACGACGCCATCCGCTCGGTCGAGGTGATCAGCAACGCGCTCGCCGACGCCGTGCTCGAGGCCCGCGCGGCCATGCCGGCCGACGACCGCCGTCGCGCCGAAGAGCCCGAGGCCACCACGTACAGCAGCGAGACGGGCGCCAGCCAGCCCGCCGACCGCGGCGACGACCGGGGCCAGAAGCGCCGCCCGCGCCGCAAGCGCCGGCCGCGCACCGACGCCATCGCCGGGGTGATCGGCGGCGGCTCCGACGAGGGCGGCGACGCCGAGTAG
- the tsf gene encoding translation elongation factor Ts codes for MSNAISAQAVKELRDRTAAGMMECKNALMESGGDMEAAIDILRARGAAKAAKRADREARDGVIGSYIHMGGKIGVLVEVNCETDFVAKTDAFQQLVRDVAMHIAAANPVAIRREDFPSELVERERGVYREQMRESGKPEKIWDKIVDGKLEKFFADQALLEQPFVKNPDVTVGALITEVSGKTGEKIDVRRFTRYALGE; via the coding sequence ATGTCCAACGCGATCAGCGCACAGGCGGTCAAGGAGCTCCGCGACCGCACCGCGGCCGGGATGATGGAGTGCAAGAACGCGCTCATGGAGTCGGGCGGCGACATGGAGGCGGCCATCGACATCCTGCGCGCGCGCGGCGCGGCCAAGGCGGCCAAGCGCGCCGACCGCGAGGCACGCGACGGCGTGATCGGCAGCTACATCCACATGGGCGGCAAGATCGGCGTGCTGGTGGAGGTGAACTGCGAAACCGACTTCGTGGCCAAGACCGACGCCTTTCAGCAGCTGGTGCGCGACGTGGCGATGCACATCGCCGCGGCCAACCCGGTGGCCATCCGCCGCGAGGATTTTCCCTCGGAGCTGGTGGAGCGCGAGCGCGGCGTGTACCGCGAGCAGATGCGCGAGTCGGGGAAGCCCGAGAAGATCTGGGACAAGATCGTGGACGGCAAGCTGGAGAAGTTCTTCGCCGACCAGGCGCTGCTGGAGCAGCCCTTCGTGAAGAACCCCGACGTGACGGTGGGCGCGCTGATCACCGAGGTGTCGGGGAAGACCGGCGAAAAGATCGACGTTCGCCGGTTCACCCGCTACGCGCTGGGCGAGTGA
- the pyrH gene encoding UMP kinase — MADTGEAGQGGELFYRRVLLKISGEALAGEQKFGISPPVVDRLVEEIRIVHEMGVALGLVVGGGNIVRGTTASAAGMDRVSADYMGMLATVINALALQNSLERRGIHSRVLTAIRMEQLAEPYIRRRAISHLEKGRVVLFAGGTGNPYFSTDTAAVLRGIEMNADVIVKATKVDGIYSADPKKDASAEFIPDITYMQALSRELGVMDAAALSLCKDNDIPIVVLNLDDEGAVARLVRGERIGTLVHS; from the coding sequence ATGGCCGACACCGGCGAGGCCGGGCAGGGCGGGGAGCTGTTCTACCGCCGCGTTCTCCTGAAGATTTCCGGCGAGGCGCTGGCCGGGGAGCAGAAGTTCGGCATCAGCCCGCCGGTGGTGGACCGCCTGGTGGAGGAGATCCGCATCGTCCACGAGATGGGCGTGGCGCTGGGGCTGGTGGTGGGCGGCGGCAACATCGTCCGCGGCACCACCGCCAGCGCCGCGGGGATGGACCGGGTGAGCGCCGACTACATGGGCATGCTGGCAACGGTCATCAACGCGCTGGCCCTGCAGAACTCGCTGGAGCGCCGGGGCATCCACTCGCGCGTGCTGACGGCCATCCGCATGGAGCAGCTGGCCGAGCCGTACATCCGGCGCCGCGCCATCAGCCACCTGGAAAAGGGGCGCGTGGTGCTCTTTGCCGGCGGCACCGGCAACCCGTACTTTTCCACCGATACGGCGGCGGTGCTGCGCGGCATCGAGATGAACGCCGACGTGATCGTCAAGGCCACCAAGGTGGACGGCATCTACTCGGCCGACCCCAAGAAGGACGCCAGCGCCGAGTTCATCCCCGACATCACCTACATGCAGGCGCTTTCGCGCGAGCTGGGGGTGATGGACGCGGCGGCGCTGTCGCTGTGCAAGGACAACGACATTCCCATCGTGGTGCTAAACCTCGATGACGAGGGCGCGGTGGCCCGCCTGGTGCGCGGCGAGCGGATCGGCACGCTGGTTCACTCGTAG
- the frr gene encoding ribosome recycling factor: MSSQQKAKQRMEGALEALRREFANVRTGKASPALLDSVRVEAYGSMVPLNQVGTVSAPEPRMLTVQPWDKSLIKKIEYAIRESDMGYNPSNDGNLIRVPVPALTEERRKEYVKMLHKLAEEGRVSIRQVRKDANDEVKARQKKEGLSEDDIRREQGEVQKLTDQYIAKVDELLKHKEADVMEV; encoded by the coding sequence ATGTCGAGCCAGCAGAAAGCCAAGCAGCGGATGGAGGGCGCCCTGGAGGCGCTGCGCCGCGAGTTCGCCAACGTGCGCACCGGCAAGGCCAGCCCGGCGCTGCTGGACAGCGTGCGGGTAGAGGCGTACGGCTCGATGGTGCCGCTGAATCAGGTGGGCACGGTGAGCGCCCCCGAGCCGCGCATGCTGACGGTGCAGCCCTGGGACAAGAGCCTCATCAAGAAGATCGAGTACGCCATCCGCGAGTCGGACATGGGGTACAACCCGTCAAACGACGGCAACCTGATCCGCGTGCCCGTGCCGGCCCTTACCGAGGAGCGGCGCAAGGAATACGTGAAGATGCTTCACAAGCTGGCTGAGGAGGGCCGCGTCTCCATCCGCCAGGTGCGCAAGGACGCCAACGACGAGGTCAAGGCGCGCCAGAAGAAGGAGGGGCTGTCGGAGGACGACATCCGCCGCGAGCAGGGCGAGGTGCAGAAGCTGACCGACCAGTACATCGCCAAGGTCGATGAGCTGCTGAAGCACAAGGAAGCCGACGTGATGGAGGTCTGA
- a CDS encoding PQQ-binding-like beta-propeller repeat protein → MSLRFSAAALLVGAACGACTEGGTTPKSGPGSHSGVDQLFRTPVRAQFRSQLPSIDTERLYADYDGGGPIVALSRATGEEVWRYARPFGGPASVSIHQGRVLFAGSYAIALDPASGHELWRYDVGGNASLGVASAHAGGFYFGTDRFIFGLSVQDGSLLWRTEVGPGWRYRGIVRGVSASGDTVYANVEQYLAENGHLAVGHVFALDRRTGAILWQYTEGDGTDRHWFLNEPVVAGQYILLSDHERNVWVALDRMTGQLRWKTPGDQDRYFGALDAPKVSGDTVYAASADRWVTAMDLRTGAVLWATRLGGSVDAITLCGNRVLAHDMVLHVLDRTTGKLLKVVTEDTPGYSTLLVSKFASDGRHAYVLGNRFAYGYRCPE, encoded by the coding sequence ATGAGTCTGCGCTTTTCCGCCGCGGCCCTCCTTGTGGGGGCCGCGTGTGGTGCCTGCACAGAGGGTGGAACGACCCCCAAGTCGGGGCCAGGATCACACTCCGGGGTCGACCAGCTATTCCGGACGCCCGTAAGGGCTCAGTTTCGTTCCCAACTGCCGTCCATAGACACCGAACGCCTCTACGCGGACTACGACGGCGGCGGGCCCATTGTAGCCCTGAGCAGGGCTACGGGCGAAGAGGTGTGGCGCTACGCCCGCCCGTTCGGCGGCCCGGCGAGCGTGTCTATCCACCAGGGCAGAGTGCTGTTTGCTGGTTCGTACGCCATTGCGCTCGATCCCGCCAGCGGGCACGAGTTGTGGCGCTATGACGTGGGCGGAAACGCCAGCCTTGGGGTAGCCAGTGCGCATGCCGGCGGCTTCTACTTCGGCACCGACCGATTCATCTTCGGCCTTTCGGTACAGGACGGCTCCCTGTTATGGCGGACGGAGGTGGGGCCGGGATGGCGCTACCGGGGCATCGTGCGGGGGGTGTCGGCCTCGGGCGATACGGTGTACGCAAACGTGGAGCAGTACCTGGCGGAGAACGGCCACTTGGCCGTGGGCCATGTCTTCGCCCTGGACCGCCGTACGGGTGCCATCCTGTGGCAGTACACGGAAGGCGACGGCACCGACCGGCACTGGTTCCTGAACGAGCCCGTGGTGGCCGGGCAGTACATTCTGCTGAGCGACCATGAGCGGAACGTGTGGGTTGCGCTGGACCGCATGACGGGACAGCTGCGCTGGAAGACACCCGGAGACCAGGACCGGTACTTCGGCGCCTTGGACGCGCCCAAGGTGTCGGGTGACACCGTCTACGCCGCTTCTGCCGACCGCTGGGTGACGGCGATGGACTTGCGAACCGGGGCGGTGCTGTGGGCAACCCGGCTGGGGGGCAGCGTGGACGCAATCACGTTGTGTGGAAACCGGGTTCTGGCGCATGACATGGTGCTGCACGTGCTGGACAGGACCACCGGTAAGCTGCTCAAAGTCGTTACGGAGGACACGCCGGGATACAGCACGCTGCTGGTCAGCAAGTTCGCGTCTGATGGCCGGCACGCCTACGTGCTAGGGAACCGGTTCGCGTACGGCTATCGCTGCCCGGAGTAG
- a CDS encoding PA0069 family radical SAM protein — translation MQLVQLRGRGTAHNPRNRFESAEFVPDDEAFDPDEPGPRTQLMRDHTRGIITRNDSPDIPFDASLNPYRGCEHGCVYCFARPTHEYLGFSSGLDFETKILVKHDAPELLRKELQSPRWKPQPIAISGVTDPYQPAERKLGITRQCLEVLAEFRNPVGIVTKNHLVTRDADLLGELASYGAAAVNISVTTLDEKLQRVMEPRASTPARRLEAIRVLSAAGIPVRVLIAPVVPGLTDHEMPAIAAAAAEAGATAAGYIPLRLPFALKELFETWLATHFPDRKDKVLNRIRAIRGGKLYDPQWGTRMRGEGIFAVQMGALFATACRKSGLTEELPPLSTAAFHRPHPAGQMGLFD, via the coding sequence ATGCAGCTGGTTCAGCTCCGCGGGCGCGGCACCGCGCACAATCCCAGGAACCGGTTCGAATCGGCTGAGTTCGTTCCCGACGACGAGGCGTTCGATCCGGACGAGCCCGGCCCGCGCACGCAATTGATGCGAGACCACACGCGCGGCATCATCACGCGCAACGACAGCCCCGACATCCCGTTCGACGCCAGCCTGAACCCGTACCGCGGCTGCGAGCACGGCTGCGTGTACTGCTTCGCCCGCCCCACGCACGAGTACCTGGGCTTCTCGTCGGGGCTGGACTTCGAGACGAAGATCCTGGTGAAGCACGACGCGCCCGAGCTGCTGCGCAAGGAGCTGCAGTCGCCCCGGTGGAAGCCGCAGCCCATCGCCATCAGCGGCGTCACCGACCCATACCAGCCGGCGGAGCGCAAGCTGGGCATCACCCGCCAATGCCTGGAAGTGCTCGCCGAGTTCCGCAACCCGGTGGGCATCGTCACCAAGAACCACCTGGTCACGCGCGACGCCGACCTGCTGGGCGAGCTTGCCTCGTACGGCGCCGCCGCGGTCAACATCTCGGTAACCACGCTGGACGAAAAGCTGCAGCGGGTGATGGAGCCGCGCGCCAGCACCCCCGCGCGCCGGCTGGAGGCCATCCGCGTGCTCTCCGCCGCCGGCATCCCCGTGCGCGTGCTGATTGCGCCCGTCGTCCCCGGGCTCACGGACCACGAGATGCCGGCCATCGCCGCCGCCGCCGCCGAGGCGGGCGCCACCGCGGCCGGCTACATCCCGCTGCGCCTGCCGTTCGCGCTCAAGGAGTTGTTCGAAACCTGGCTTGCCACGCACTTCCCGGATCGCAAGGACAAGGTGCTCAACCGTATCCGCGCCATCCGCGGGGGCAAGCTGTACGATCCGCAGTGGGGCACCCGCATGCGAGGCGAGGGGATCTTCGCGGTGCAGATGGGGGCGCTGTTCGCCACCGCCTGCCGCAAGTCGGGCCTCACCGAAGAGCTGCCTCCCCTGTCCACGGCCGCCTTCCACCGGCCGCATCCGGCTGGGCAGATGGGACTGTTCGACTGA
- a CDS encoding serine/threonine-protein kinase, whose amino-acid sequence MKPGFRLRDRYMLVRKVGAGLAEVWQAVDLDDDSRPVAVKVAGTRELSEVLREAFTRETASLQRLRHEHVIELRDSGADPDAGPWLVLEWADGGSLADPAVRARYRDELALVELLLQCTSAVLHAHRENILHRDLKPANILFDGAARPLVADFNVAKLLGRAFSLSTVRQHFTWEYAAPEQRAGKGATERSDVYALGLIAAELMLGELTEDHEEVRRRVRASAFGGDLRGIVDKMLLPAEPKRPTAAEVVGELRALVELSQHTETVYLQPVPRALDQFIREALPGMPIAEALHALGADLDGLLHVEPEMRPDKRGRQQYVLIGRRFRYFAVPGDDASETQALTVTGLVLIPPERRDVARAGAVPITARAVVVAPTDRPPRNRCVALLADLHAQAVQEHGAGEDASRTRRAHLARWEAYLEIAREQQTRAELLGEVAESEYRAGSDRFRFRLRQLPAAALLEEREPAVCYVAAGGKSVKVGVVVDVRGRDLQVRPHDNVAKQRDFPAGGRLLLDLSGEQWTLRRQEDALRTLRIDNARRRGLADLLADPGRVIPPRRRSIDPLRPGLDESNRRAVEVALGTDSLCLIQGPPGTGKTTVISELIGQICKASPGAQILLVSQSNVAVDNVLERLQDLLPDVSMVRLGRTGAIASTSRPLELQVRLDALSADVFSCAERAHERLGRLRELGTAGLEVLVGELEQPDGNRDAVLDAERRATALVGAGGASRRELVARLRTAQRLLASGPAHLDACATLQLTWMDRARGALDLERHLLRRAQVVAGTCVGFMRNHTAADLPYDWVIVDEAGRASAPELLVPLVRGQRFVLVGDHRQLPPVLDDEVAALVAERVGGGDDLLRTSLFQELFEAVHPEASVRLVRQYRMHPEIGELISSSFYPDGLQHGVSEADRARGAALLGSAVRWLDTSQARDNAERQASPSRMNPLEVRVIVRELKALDDKTRGCDSRLTVGILTAYAAQAERLRSAIAAEGGDSWTGMDVQVMTVDSSQGKEFDVVFYSAVRSNPGRELGFLADERRLNVALSRAREALTIVGNNESLREAHHRFGYNPFRSVTEFFRKDPVRRPMVQVDDA is encoded by the coding sequence ATGAAGCCGGGATTTCGTCTGCGTGATCGCTACATGCTCGTCCGCAAGGTCGGCGCGGGGCTCGCCGAGGTGTGGCAGGCGGTCGATCTGGACGATGACAGCCGCCCGGTGGCGGTGAAGGTGGCCGGTACCCGCGAGTTGAGCGAGGTGCTTCGCGAGGCGTTCACGCGCGAAACGGCAAGCCTGCAGCGGCTGCGGCATGAGCATGTGATCGAGCTCCGCGACTCCGGTGCCGACCCGGACGCGGGTCCGTGGCTGGTGCTGGAATGGGCGGACGGGGGCTCGCTGGCCGACCCGGCCGTCCGGGCGCGCTACCGCGACGAGTTGGCCCTTGTCGAGCTGCTCCTGCAGTGCACCTCCGCCGTGCTTCACGCGCACCGCGAGAACATCCTGCATCGCGATCTCAAGCCGGCGAACATCCTTTTTGATGGGGCGGCTCGGCCGCTCGTCGCCGACTTCAACGTAGCCAAGCTGCTGGGGCGGGCGTTTTCACTCTCCACGGTCCGGCAGCACTTCACCTGGGAATATGCCGCTCCCGAACAGCGTGCCGGCAAAGGCGCCACGGAGCGGAGCGACGTCTATGCCCTGGGGCTGATCGCCGCGGAACTGATGCTCGGCGAACTCACGGAGGATCACGAAGAGGTTCGCCGAAGGGTGCGCGCCTCCGCCTTCGGCGGCGACCTGCGCGGGATCGTCGACAAGATGCTGCTCCCGGCGGAGCCGAAGCGTCCGACCGCCGCGGAAGTGGTCGGAGAGCTTCGTGCGCTCGTGGAGCTGTCGCAGCACACGGAAACCGTGTACCTCCAGCCAGTTCCGCGCGCCCTCGACCAGTTTATCCGCGAGGCGCTGCCAGGAATGCCCATCGCTGAGGCACTGCATGCCCTCGGTGCCGACCTGGACGGCCTGCTCCACGTCGAGCCCGAGATGCGGCCGGATAAGCGGGGACGCCAGCAGTACGTGCTGATCGGCAGGCGATTCCGCTACTTCGCCGTGCCGGGAGACGACGCGTCGGAAACCCAGGCGTTGACGGTTACCGGACTGGTTCTCATCCCTCCGGAGCGGCGGGACGTCGCGCGGGCCGGGGCGGTGCCGATCACCGCGCGAGCGGTGGTGGTCGCGCCCACCGACCGGCCGCCACGCAACCGCTGCGTGGCACTCTTGGCCGACCTGCACGCGCAGGCGGTCCAGGAGCACGGCGCGGGTGAAGATGCGTCGCGCACCCGGCGGGCACACCTGGCGCGCTGGGAGGCCTACCTGGAGATCGCCCGTGAGCAGCAAACCCGTGCCGAGCTCCTGGGCGAGGTGGCCGAAAGCGAGTACCGGGCCGGAAGCGACCGCTTCCGATTCCGGCTTCGGCAGCTGCCCGCCGCGGCGCTGCTGGAAGAGCGGGAGCCGGCAGTCTGCTACGTAGCCGCCGGCGGCAAGAGCGTGAAGGTGGGCGTGGTGGTGGACGTGCGGGGCCGCGACCTGCAGGTAAGGCCCCACGACAACGTGGCCAAACAGCGCGACTTCCCCGCGGGCGGGCGGCTCCTGCTGGATCTTTCCGGCGAGCAGTGGACGCTTCGCCGACAGGAGGACGCGTTGCGCACGCTGCGCATAGACAACGCACGGCGCCGCGGCCTGGCCGACCTGCTCGCCGACCCCGGCCGGGTGATTCCGCCCCGGCGCCGCTCCATCGACCCGCTCCGGCCCGGCCTGGACGAGAGCAACCGCCGGGCGGTGGAGGTGGCACTCGGGACCGACAGCCTTTGCCTGATCCAGGGGCCGCCCGGCACTGGAAAGACCACGGTGATCTCGGAACTGATCGGCCAAATCTGCAAGGCGAGCCCCGGCGCGCAGATCCTGCTGGTGTCGCAGTCCAACGTCGCCGTAGACAACGTGCTCGAACGGCTGCAGGACCTGCTGCCCGACGTCAGCATGGTGCGGCTGGGACGAACCGGCGCCATCGCGAGCACGTCTCGTCCGCTGGAGTTGCAGGTCCGGCTGGACGCACTCTCCGCCGACGTGTTCTCCTGTGCCGAGCGGGCGCACGAACGGCTCGGTCGGCTGCGCGAACTGGGGACAGCCGGGCTGGAGGTGCTCGTCGGAGAGTTGGAGCAACCCGACGGAAATCGTGACGCAGTCCTCGACGCCGAGCGCCGGGCCACGGCCCTGGTCGGCGCTGGAGGTGCGTCACGGCGCGAACTGGTGGCGCGGCTTCGAACCGCGCAACGGCTCCTGGCTTCCGGGCCGGCCCACCTGGATGCCTGCGCAACGCTGCAGTTGACGTGGATGGACCGTGCTCGCGGCGCGCTGGATTTGGAGCGCCACCTGTTGCGCCGCGCCCAAGTCGTCGCGGGCACCTGCGTCGGGTTCATGCGGAACCACACGGCCGCCGACCTCCCGTACGACTGGGTCATCGTGGACGAGGCGGGGCGAGCGAGCGCTCCCGAACTCCTGGTTCCCCTGGTCCGCGGACAACGCTTCGTCCTGGTGGGGGACCACCGGCAGCTTCCCCCGGTGCTGGACGACGAGGTCGCGGCGCTGGTCGCCGAGCGTGTCGGCGGGGGAGACGACCTGCTGAGGACGAGCCTGTTCCAGGAGCTGTTCGAAGCTGTGCACCCCGAGGCGAGCGTGCGCCTGGTGCGCCAGTACAGGATGCATCCCGAGATCGGCGAGCTCATCTCCTCGAGCTTCTATCCCGACGGGCTCCAGCACGGCGTCTCCGAGGCGGATCGTGCGCGAGGCGCCGCCCTCCTCGGCAGTGCGGTTCGCTGGCTCGACACCTCGCAGGCGCGCGACAACGCCGAACGGCAGGCGAGCCCGTCCCGGATGAACCCCCTTGAAGTACGTGTCATTGTGCGCGAACTCAAGGCGCTGGACGACAAGACGCGTGGCTGTGATTCCCGGCTCACAGTCGGGATCCTGACCGCGTACGCCGCCCAGGCGGAACGTCTGCGCAGCGCCATTGCCGCGGAGGGAGGCGATAGCTGGACGGGAATGGACGTTCAGGTGATGACGGTCGACTCGTCGCAAGGCAAGGAGTTCGACGTGGTGTTCTACTCCGCGGTTCGCTCCAATCCCGGGCGCGAGCTGGGGTTCCTGGCGGACGAGCGCCGCCTGAATGTGGCGCTTTCCCGCGCGCGGGAGGCGCTGACCATCGTCGGAAACAACGAATCCCTTCGCGAAGCCCACCACCGCTTCGGCTACAACCCGTTCCGCTCCGTGACCGAATTTTTTCGCAAGGACCCCGTTCGCCGTCCGATGGTGCAGGTGGACGATGCTTGA
- a CDS encoding DUF4126 domain-containing protein — MEALSAAALGLVLAACAGLRAFLPIFSASVAAWMSEMPLPPAMEWLDQPQTMVIFGVATLLEILGDKVPLVDHVLDSVQVVSKPVLAALAATPFLYQVSPEFAVGIGIVLGAPLALGVHGAKATARVGSTATTGGLGNPVLSMLEDVAAVGAIVLAFLAPLLALLLVAVLLFALFRFARRIRRLARRQPG, encoded by the coding sequence ATGGAAGCACTTTCCGCCGCCGCACTGGGCCTGGTGCTGGCCGCCTGCGCCGGGCTGCGCGCCTTTCTTCCCATCTTCAGCGCCAGCGTGGCGGCCTGGATGTCGGAGATGCCGCTGCCGCCCGCGATGGAGTGGCTGGACCAGCCGCAGACGATGGTGATCTTCGGCGTGGCGACGCTGCTGGAGATTCTGGGCGACAAGGTGCCGCTGGTGGACCACGTGCTGGACTCGGTGCAGGTGGTGAGCAAGCCCGTGCTGGCCGCGCTCGCCGCGACGCCGTTCCTGTACCAGGTGTCGCCGGAGTTCGCGGTGGGCATCGGCATCGTGCTGGGCGCGCCCCTCGCGCTGGGGGTGCACGGCGCCAAGGCCACGGCGCGCGTGGGAAGCACCGCGACCACGGGCGGGCTGGGGAACCCCGTGCTGAGCATGCTGGAGGACGTCGCGGCGGTGGGTGCCATCGTGCTCGCGTTCCTGGCGCCGCTGCTTGCGCTGTTGCTGGTGGCGGTGCTGCTGTTCGCGCTCTTCCGCTTCGCGCGCCGCATCCGCCGGTTGGCGCGACGCCAGCCGGGCTGA